A single region of the Thioalkalivibrio nitratireducens DSM 14787 genome encodes:
- the prfA gene encoding peptide chain release factor 1, whose product MKESFRRKLEGLSERHTEIARLLAAPDAAADAERFRRLSMEYSQLEPVASAWQAFVENQEALASARALLNDPEPEVRALAEDEIQRLETQDERLEQELQRHLVPADPHDDANLFLEIRAGTGGDEAAIFAGDLLRMYSRYAEQRGWQMEILNASEGEHGGYREVIVRVIGRGAYARLKFESGAHRVQRVPETESQGRIHTSAATVAILPELDEVERPEINPADLRIDTYRASGAGGQHVNRTDSAVRLTHLPTGMVVECQDERSQHKNKARAMNLLAARLHEAERSRQAAEQSAARKSLVGSGDRSERIRTYNFPQGRVTDHRINLTLYKLDAVLTGDLDPLIDPLTHEYQAEQLALLADD is encoded by the coding sequence GTGAAGGAATCGTTCCGCCGCAAGCTGGAAGGGTTGTCCGAACGCCACACGGAGATCGCCCGGCTCCTTGCGGCCCCCGACGCGGCCGCCGATGCCGAGCGTTTCCGTCGGCTGTCGATGGAATACAGCCAGCTCGAGCCGGTGGCCTCCGCCTGGCAGGCCTTCGTCGAAAACCAGGAAGCCCTCGCATCCGCCCGGGCACTGCTGAACGACCCGGAACCCGAGGTACGGGCGCTGGCGGAAGACGAAATCCAGCGCCTCGAGACGCAGGACGAACGGCTCGAACAGGAGCTGCAGCGGCACCTGGTACCGGCCGACCCACATGACGACGCGAACCTCTTCCTCGAAATCCGGGCGGGCACCGGCGGCGACGAGGCGGCCATCTTTGCCGGCGACCTGCTGCGTATGTACAGCCGTTATGCCGAGCAGCGCGGATGGCAGATGGAGATCCTGAACGCCAGCGAGGGCGAGCACGGGGGCTACCGCGAGGTGATCGTGCGCGTGATCGGACGCGGCGCCTATGCGCGCCTGAAATTCGAATCCGGGGCACACCGGGTGCAGCGCGTGCCGGAGACGGAGTCGCAGGGCCGCATCCACACCTCGGCCGCCACGGTCGCGATCCTGCCCGAACTCGACGAGGTGGAGAGGCCGGAGATCAACCCGGCCGACCTGCGCATCGATACGTATCGTGCGAGCGGGGCCGGAGGCCAGCACGTGAACCGGACCGACTCCGCGGTACGCCTGACCCACCTGCCCACGGGCATGGTCGTCGAGTGCCAGGACGAACGCTCCCAGCACAAGAACAAGGCCCGCGCGATGAACCTGCTGGCAGCGCGCCTGCACGAAGCCGAGCGCAGCCGCCAGGCAGCGGAACAGAGCGCCGCGCGCAAAAGCCTGGTGGGCAGCGGCGACCGCTCCGAGCGCATCCGCACCTACAACTTCCCGCAGGGGCGGGTCACCGACCACCGGATCAACCTGACGTTGTACAAGCTCGACGCGGTCCTGACCGGAGACCTCGACCCGCTGATCGACCCGCTGACCCATGAGTACCAGGCCGAGCAACTTGCCCTCCTCGCGGACGACTGA
- the prmC gene encoding peptide chain release factor N(5)-glutamine methyltransferase, which produces MSTRPSNLPSSRTTEPGTLAALLTEVRQRLQAAGIDAPGLESRRLVGHALGLDDAALFAHGERPVSGADRKAVLTLAAAREAGRPIAYLLGQREFWSLPLRVDEGCLIPRPETELLVERALYRIPSGARRVIDLGTGSGAIVLALKSERPDLEAWATELSAAALAVAAANASALGLSVHWLQAHWLEAFAPAPLFDAIISNPPYIDPLDPHLEQGDLRFEPRAALVAADRGLADLAVIAAEAREHLRPGGWLLLEHGYTQGPAVRTLLQNRGFQEITTYRDPARLDRVTEGRRPNGNPVTDGQAHDWAKPSGPTTM; this is translated from the coding sequence ATGAGTACCAGGCCGAGCAACTTGCCCTCCTCGCGGACGACTGAACCGGGAACACTGGCCGCGCTGCTGACCGAAGTCCGCCAGCGCCTGCAGGCGGCGGGGATCGACGCGCCGGGGCTGGAATCCCGCAGGCTGGTAGGACATGCGCTCGGCCTTGATGACGCCGCGCTGTTCGCGCACGGTGAGCGCCCGGTCTCCGGGGCAGACCGGAAGGCCGTGCTGACGCTCGCCGCGGCACGCGAGGCGGGGCGACCGATCGCCTACCTGCTGGGCCAGCGCGAGTTCTGGTCGCTGCCGCTGCGGGTCGACGAAGGCTGCCTGATCCCCAGACCAGAGACCGAACTGCTGGTCGAACGCGCACTGTACCGGATCCCGTCGGGGGCGCGCCGTGTGATCGATCTCGGAACCGGCTCGGGCGCCATCGTCCTGGCCCTGAAGTCGGAACGGCCCGATCTCGAGGCCTGGGCCACCGAGCTCAGTGCAGCCGCGCTCGCGGTCGCCGCGGCGAATGCCTCGGCCCTCGGGCTCAGCGTGCACTGGCTGCAGGCGCACTGGCTCGAGGCTTTCGCACCCGCACCGCTGTTCGACGCGATCATCAGCAATCCGCCGTATATCGACCCCTTGGATCCGCACCTGGAGCAGGGCGACCTGCGCTTCGAACCCCGCGCCGCGCTGGTGGCGGCGGACCGGGGCCTGGCGGACCTCGCGGTGATCGCCGCCGAGGCCCGCGAGCACCTGCGCCCCGGCGGCTGGCTGCTGCTGGAGCACGGTTACACACAGGGGCCGGCCGTACGAACCCTGCTGCAGAATCGCGGCTTCCAGGAAATCACGACCTACCGGGATCCCGCACGACTCGACCGCGTCACCGAGGGTCGCCGCCCGA